The DNA sequence GAGCTGCTGCTGATGCTCCTGCACAGCCGGTACATGAAGGTGATCACCCATCCGGTGTTCACCATCCCGATGTTCATCGCCAGCCTCTACGGGCTGTACTTCACCCCGCTCTTCGACTTCCTCATGGGCTCGAAGACCGGCCACATCGCGATGATGGTGCACTTCCTCGCCGTCGGCCTCGTCTTCTTCTGGCCGATCATGGGCGTGGACCCGGGCCCGCACCGCCCCGGCTACGTGATGCGGATGCTGGAGCTGTTCGCCGGAATGCCCTTCCACGCCTTCTTCGGCATCGCGCTGATGATGGGCAGCGAGCCGATGATCAAGACGTACGCGAACCCGCCCGCCTCCCTCGGCATCGACCCCCTGCTCGACCAGCAGTGGGGCGGCGGCATCGCCTGGGCCTTCAGCGAGATCCCCTCGGTGCTGGTGCTGATCGCGCTGGTCTACCAGTGGTACCACTCGGAACAGCGGGCCGCGAAGCGCTCCGACCGGTCCGAGGACCGCAACGGGGACCAGGAGCTGGCGGCCTACAACTCGTATCTCGCCTCGCTCCAAGCGCGTGGCCAGTAG is a window from the Streptomyces sp. NBC_01244 genome containing:
- a CDS encoding cytochrome c oxidase assembly protein, whose product is MDMHDMDLPPFTLGRGLEFSFDAFFLIGSLLGLALYGWGVVRLRRRGDAWPVGRTVAFTIGVLSVALVMCTKLNDYGMVMFSVHMVQHMVISMLSPILLLLGAPVTLALRALPPAARGHKGPRELLLMLLHSRYMKVITHPVFTIPMFIASLYGLYFTPLFDFLMGSKTGHIAMMVHFLAVGLVFFWPIMGVDPGPHRPGYVMRMLELFAGMPFHAFFGIALMMGSEPMIKTYANPPASLGIDPLLDQQWGGGIAWAFSEIPSVLVLIALVYQWYHSEQRAAKRSDRSEDRNGDQELAAYNSYLASLQARGQ